The Desulfoscipio gibsoniae DSM 7213 genome contains a region encoding:
- the rsgA gene encoding ribosome small subunit-dependent GTPase A yields MDGVIIKAYGGFYFVRVGDQVLNCAIRGKIRRQRGQVLVGDRVRIKQINDTDGVVEDILPRSTELVRPPVANVEQSVIIFAINNPEPNPSLLDRFLVQSLASRITPLICFNKNDLVGDTEPDIVKQYKKTGYAVFWVSAKTGSHIDELREVLTDRITVFAGPSGVGKSSLLNALQPGLVLKTGDISTKLKRGKHTTRHVELIPLAGGGLVADTPGFSSMHLPPMLREELAGYFIEFAVYEGQCKFVGCLHHREPGCAVKDAVDRGRISALRYRHYLDFLTEVMEAERRY; encoded by the coding sequence ATGGATGGAGTGATAATAAAGGCCTATGGTGGTTTTTATTTCGTGCGGGTGGGTGACCAGGTTTTAAATTGCGCCATCCGGGGGAAAATTCGCCGGCAGCGGGGCCAGGTGCTGGTGGGTGATCGGGTGCGCATAAAACAGATTAATGATACAGATGGTGTTGTAGAGGATATACTCCCCCGCAGCACAGAACTGGTTAGGCCACCAGTGGCCAATGTGGAACAGTCCGTTATTATATTTGCCATCAACAATCCGGAACCCAATCCATCGCTATTAGATCGATTTTTGGTGCAGTCCCTGGCGTCACGTATAACACCGTTGATTTGCTTTAATAAAAATGACCTGGTTGGTGATACAGAGCCGGATATTGTAAAGCAATACAAAAAAACCGGGTATGCCGTGTTCTGGGTCAGCGCCAAGACGGGTTCACATATAGACGAACTGCGGGAGGTTCTAACAGATCGGATTACTGTATTTGCCGGACCCTCAGGGGTGGGTAAGTCCAGCTTGCTAAATGCTTTGCAGCCCGGTTTGGTACTGAAAACAGGGGATATTAGCACTAAGTTGAAACGGGGCAAGCATACCACCAGGCACGTGGAATTGATCCCCCTGGCGGGCGGTGGTCTGGTTGCCGACACTCCGGGTTTTTCGAGTATGCATTTGCCCCCCATGCTTCGGGAGGAGTTGGCGGGTTATTTTATTGAGTTTGCTGTATATGAAGGGCAGTGTAAGTTTGTGGGCTGCTTGCACCACCGGGAACCGGGCTGTGCTGTAAAAGATGCCGTGGATCGGGGGCGTATTTCGGCACTGCGTTACCGGCATTACCTGGACTTTTTAACGGAAGTTATGGAAGCGGAAAGGAGATATTAG
- the rpe gene encoding ribulose-phosphate 3-epimerase, producing MVKIAPSILSADFAILGDQVRAVEEVGADLLHIDVMDGHFVPNITIGPLVVRALRLVSNMVFDVHLMIENPDRYINEFAAAGADIITVHIETCSHLHRTLQMIKQTGKKAGLAFNPATPPGSLDYVLPLLDLILVMTVNPGFGGQKFIQQMLPKIKQISQFLKEQKPDVLLEVDGGINKETACGVVKAGANVLVAGSAVFGAADPSAAVRALRQASCCGMGY from the coding sequence TTGGTTAAAATTGCTCCTTCAATTTTGTCTGCTGATTTTGCCATTCTTGGTGATCAGGTGCGGGCTGTGGAAGAAGTCGGTGCCGATCTTTTACATATCGATGTAATGGATGGGCATTTTGTGCCCAACATCACTATTGGTCCCCTGGTAGTCAGGGCATTGCGGCTGGTGTCGAATATGGTTTTCGATGTGCATCTAATGATTGAAAATCCCGACCGGTATATTAACGAATTTGCTGCTGCCGGTGCCGATATAATTACTGTGCATATCGAAACTTGTTCACATTTGCACCGTACATTGCAAATGATTAAACAAACGGGCAAAAAGGCTGGTCTGGCTTTTAACCCGGCTACGCCGCCCGGCAGTTTGGACTATGTTTTGCCTCTTTTAGATTTGATACTGGTGATGACAGTAAACCCGGGTTTTGGCGGCCAGAAGTTTATACAGCAAATGCTGCCTAAAATTAAACAGATCAGCCAATTTTTAAAGGAACAAAAACCAGATGTCTTGCTGGAAGTGGACGGTGGAATAAATAAGGAAACAGCCTGTGGTGTTGTTAAAGCCGGTGCTAATGTGCTGGTAGCCGGGTCTGCGGTTTTTGGTGCCGCCGACCCGTCAGCAGCGGTACGGGCACTCAGGCAAGCGTCCTGCTGCGGTATGGGGTACTAA
- a CDS encoding peptidoglycan D,D-transpeptidase FtsI family protein, with translation MKDNVRRLAYLILAGLAVICIYLALIPFYIKHVASSGTAPADPRIAVRENQIKRGDIVDRQGTVLARSVPVEGGYAREYPLGSAAAHIVGYNSNKYGTAGIEKSMANILLGLEGGNELNNLRNRILGHPGIGNDVTLTIDAELQQYVTGLLAGKKGAVVVLNPATGEVLAMASYPNYEPSQVADYMNHPDSPMLNRAVQGAYPPGSVFKIVTAAALLTNLPELAGDTINCTGQLEISGFTLHDNAVHGSVDFKKAFAQSCNVAFARYGLALGTQQFTREAQAFGIGKEFEFPLPIYSGNITQADKMDGPNLASSAIGQGEILISPLQAALLAAAVANDGVIMKPYLVSGYTDVNKVPSHKQPEQWLKAMDPVVANALSEFMIDVVKQGTGKAAALPDITVAGKTGSAENPHGRSHAWFVGFAPAEEPRVAVAVLLENAGSGGAVAAPLAREVIRHALD, from the coding sequence ATGAAAGATAATGTACGCAGGCTGGCATATTTAATACTTGCGGGACTGGCGGTAATCTGTATTTACCTGGCCTTGATTCCGTTTTATATTAAACATGTGGCTAGCAGTGGTACCGCGCCGGCCGACCCGCGTATTGCTGTTCGGGAAAATCAAATTAAGCGGGGGGATATCGTAGATAGGCAAGGCACGGTACTGGCCCGCAGTGTTCCGGTGGAAGGCGGATATGCCAGGGAATACCCGCTGGGTAGTGCGGCCGCACATATTGTTGGCTATAATTCTAATAAATACGGGACTGCCGGTATTGAAAAATCCATGGCGAATATTTTATTGGGTCTTGAGGGCGGTAATGAGTTGAATAACCTGCGCAACCGTATATTGGGGCACCCCGGTATTGGCAATGATGTTACCCTTACTATCGATGCCGAGCTGCAGCAATATGTTACCGGTTTGCTCGCGGGTAAAAAAGGGGCCGTGGTAGTATTAAATCCAGCCACGGGGGAGGTGCTGGCCATGGCCAGTTACCCTAACTATGAACCCTCGCAGGTAGCGGATTATATGAACCACCCGGACTCGCCCATGTTGAACCGTGCTGTACAAGGCGCCTATCCCCCCGGTTCAGTCTTTAAAATTGTTACCGCTGCAGCTCTATTGACTAATTTGCCCGAACTTGCCGGGGATACAATAAACTGTACGGGGCAGTTGGAGATAAGCGGCTTTACGCTTCATGACAATGCTGTGCACGGAAGCGTGGATTTTAAAAAAGCCTTTGCGCAATCCTGCAATGTAGCTTTTGCGCGTTACGGTCTGGCTCTGGGCACACAGCAATTCACCCGGGAGGCCCAGGCGTTTGGAATAGGTAAAGAGTTTGAATTTCCCTTACCGATATACAGCGGAAATATTACCCAGGCCGATAAAATGGACGGGCCGAACCTGGCATCCAGCGCCATCGGGCAGGGCGAAATACTGATCAGCCCACTGCAGGCTGCTTTACTGGCAGCTGCCGTAGCTAATGACGGGGTTATTATGAAACCGTATTTAGTATCGGGCTATACTGATGTAAATAAAGTTCCGAGCCACAAACAGCCGGAACAATGGCTCAAGGCCATGGATCCGGTAGTGGCCAATGCTTTAAGCGAATTTATGATTGATGTGGTAAAACAAGGCACCGGGAAGGCGGCTGCACTGCCGGATATTACGGTGGCCGGCAAAACAGGTTCGGCAGAAAACCCGCATGGCAGGAGCCATGCCTGGTTTGTTGGTTTTGCTCCGGCAGAGGAGCCCCGGGTGGCTGTGGCGGTGCTGTTGGAGAACGCCGGTTCCGGGGGGGCTGTGGCAGCCCCGCTGGCCCGGGAGGTTATCAGGCATGCATTGGACTGA
- a CDS encoding FhaA domain-containing protein → MGFFSELEGNLEKYIEGFFKDKFGSGGLQPVEIAKRLAREMRDCRRAGLKDIFVPNRFEIFLGSVDFTAVNPLIDRLSAEMTEYVKNKAAEKKYTMLGSVAVSFIEQQDLLQGQMLIKSYFDESVEEEQKPETVEDTMRFTPLRGVVDEPSRNETVLLEVVEGALAGKRFTLDSSQAVIGRGEICDICLPDNSISRRHAALSRTGRHFVIKDRSSTNGTYVNGVKVTERELVDGDIIKMGNTVLIFKVE, encoded by the coding sequence GTGGGCTTCTTTTCGGAACTGGAAGGTAACCTGGAAAAATATATTGAAGGTTTTTTTAAAGATAAATTCGGCAGCGGTGGTCTGCAACCGGTGGAAATAGCCAAAAGGCTGGCGAGGGAAATGCGTGATTGCCGTCGGGCCGGGCTAAAAGATATTTTCGTTCCCAATCGGTTTGAGATTTTTCTTGGTTCAGTGGACTTTACCGCGGTTAACCCGCTTATTGATCGTTTATCGGCGGAGATGACCGAGTATGTAAAGAATAAGGCGGCGGAAAAAAAGTATACCATGCTGGGGTCTGTGGCCGTGTCCTTTATAGAACAGCAAGACCTTCTTCAGGGACAGATGCTTATAAAGAGTTATTTTGATGAAAGTGTGGAAGAAGAGCAAAAGCCGGAAACAGTGGAAGATACCATGCGCTTTACACCGTTGCGGGGTGTGGTTGATGAACCGAGTCGAAACGAAACTGTGCTGCTGGAAGTCGTGGAGGGTGCGCTTGCCGGTAAACGGTTTACACTGGACAGCAGCCAGGCGGTGATAGGTCGCGGAGAAATATGTGATATATGCCTGCCGGACAATAGTATCTCCAGGCGGCATGCAGCCCTAAGTCGTACAGGCCGGCATTTTGTCATCAAAGACCGGTCCAGCACCAACGGCACATATGTCAACGGGGTAAAAGTTACCGAGAGAGAGCTTGTCGATGGGGATATTATCAAAATGGGCAATACGGTATTGATATTTAAGGTGGAATGA
- a CDS encoding FHA domain-containing protein, whose protein sequence is MDIILFVLRTSFLVLIYVFIFIVLIHLIKDLHKTARPSAKVDEIKEGAGYRAPSQVITEKNGPGMLVVESSPGEYAIDGAEFALARELNLGRGAHNEIVLPDRFASNSHARLYSQDGQYWLEDLGSKNGTFLNGKPLTGPAVLANGDQIRIGEIIFKFVRWGYEVDSDHRMRSGAPKE, encoded by the coding sequence TTGGATATTATTTTATTTGTATTGCGCACCTCTTTTTTGGTATTAATATACGTATTTATATTTATCGTTTTAATTCATTTAATTAAAGATTTACATAAAACTGCAAGACCTTCTGCCAAGGTCGATGAAATAAAGGAGGGCGCTGGTTACCGGGCGCCAAGCCAGGTCATCACTGAAAAAAACGGCCCGGGAATGCTTGTGGTTGAATCCTCGCCTGGGGAATATGCCATAGATGGTGCGGAGTTTGCCCTGGCCCGTGAGTTAAATTTAGGTCGTGGGGCACATAACGAAATTGTTTTGCCCGACCGTTTTGCTTCAAACAGCCATGCCAGGTTATATAGCCAGGATGGGCAGTACTGGCTGGAGGATTTAGGAAGCAAAAATGGTACTTTTTTAAACGGTAAACCCCTTACTGGACCCGCAGTGCTGGCCAATGGTGATCAAATAAGGATAGGTGAGATAATATTCAAGTTTGTGAGGTGGGGTTATGAGGTGGACTCAGATCACCGAATGCGGTCCGGTGCGCCGAAGGAATGA
- a CDS encoding TrkA C-terminal domain-containing protein, with product MQEHRSHVHLARYITIAVDIATRIVRGEYRIGQKIFGRSTLAGKYNVSPETIRRALTLLQERGIVDVMPGVGVVVKSDVSAREYLADYNQKKVLLDIQERLTELLREREKLNTEIDHLTNQLLDYTFKMAGRLQKLEEVTVPHNSPLLGKSMAEADFRARTGATILSIYRNGHEMLSPEAKTTLQAGDVLLMVGTHDSARMVYQMVTGEELPPESIEEKNLYQNL from the coding sequence ATGCAGGAACATCGATCACACGTCCACCTGGCCAGGTATATTACCATTGCGGTGGACATAGCTACCCGTATTGTACGGGGGGAATACCGTATAGGCCAGAAGATTTTTGGCCGGTCAACACTGGCTGGTAAATATAATGTATCACCGGAGACCATTAGGCGGGCTTTAACTTTACTTCAGGAAAGGGGTATCGTTGATGTAATGCCCGGAGTGGGCGTGGTCGTAAAATCAGATGTCTCTGCCCGTGAATACCTGGCAGATTATAATCAAAAAAAGGTTTTATTAGATATTCAGGAGCGATTGACAGAGCTATTAAGGGAAAGGGAAAAGCTGAACACAGAAATAGATCATCTGACCAACCAGCTTTTGGATTACACATTTAAGATGGCCGGGCGGCTTCAAAAGCTGGAGGAAGTGACGGTGCCCCATAATTCGCCCTTGCTTGGTAAATCTATGGCTGAAGCTGATTTTAGAGCGCGTACCGGGGCTACAATCTTGTCCATTTATCGTAACGGTCATGAAATGCTTTCCCCGGAAGCTAAAACCACCCTGCAGGCTGGCGACGTACTGCTAATGGTGGGTACCCATGACTCAGCCAGAATGGTTTATCAAATGGTTACTGGTGAAGAATTGCCGCCGGAAAGTATCGAAGAAAAAAATTTATATCAAAACCTTTGA
- a CDS encoding FtsW/RodA/SpoVE family cell cycle protein translates to MHGRGIERKLLAVAFLYTLTGGLILYLNEPGPDGLWAMAASLIMFVGFMLLSMLWQSRKANFDMYITPLISFLAGTGVVFLFRLNPGYGYRQLSWVVIGLVTLFLTTTFLRRYRDLADYKYLVALAGILALLLPIFFGIELGGAKSWLDLGLFHFQPSEFVKLLLVFFLGSYLMESRMLLQAGEQRVYFLPGVQQWGPLLGMWLTALMVLVFQKDLGTALIYFGTFLAMVYMATARWLYILLGTLMFLAGAVAAYMVVSHVHTRVAIWLNPWSTAQSSGYQIIQSLYAINDGGIWGAGLGAGFPGFIPAVHTDFIFAAICEETGLLGGIGVMILFMLLVYRGFKIALVARDEYAGLMAAGFTAILGLQVFIIIAGVTKLLPMTGITLPFISYGGSSMVANFILAGMLLNISGEANKL, encoded by the coding sequence TTGCATGGGCGAGGTATAGAACGTAAATTGCTGGCCGTGGCTTTCCTTTACACCCTCACCGGGGGATTAATTCTTTACCTGAATGAACCCGGCCCGGATGGGCTGTGGGCCATGGCTGCATCCTTGATAATGTTTGTTGGCTTTATGCTGCTCAGTATGCTGTGGCAAAGCCGGAAGGCCAACTTTGATATGTATATAACCCCTCTGATTAGCTTTTTGGCGGGTACAGGTGTAGTGTTTCTGTTCAGGTTGAATCCAGGGTATGGGTACAGGCAGTTGTCCTGGGTGGTTATAGGTCTGGTAACGCTGTTTTTGACCACTACCTTTCTGCGCCGATATCGCGATTTGGCCGACTATAAATACCTGGTGGCCCTGGCCGGTATTTTAGCACTGTTGCTGCCTATATTTTTCGGTATTGAATTGGGCGGGGCGAAAAGCTGGCTGGACCTGGGATTGTTTCACTTTCAACCATCTGAATTTGTTAAACTGCTGTTGGTGTTTTTTTTGGGCAGTTATTTAATGGAAAGCCGCATGCTGTTGCAGGCGGGCGAACAGCGGGTTTATTTTTTACCCGGTGTTCAGCAATGGGGGCCACTTTTAGGAATGTGGTTGACGGCACTGATGGTGCTGGTATTTCAAAAGGACCTGGGCACTGCACTTATTTATTTTGGCACCTTTTTAGCTATGGTATATATGGCCACAGCCCGTTGGCTCTATATTTTACTTGGTACGTTAATGTTTCTTGCCGGGGCGGTCGCCGCTTATATGGTGGTAAGTCATGTTCATACCCGGGTGGCTATTTGGCTGAACCCCTGGTCTACGGCGCAGAGCTCGGGCTACCAAATCATTCAGTCGCTATATGCTATTAACGACGGAGGTATTTGGGGTGCCGGATTGGGGGCCGGATTTCCCGGGTTCATTCCGGCGGTACACACTGATTTTATTTTTGCCGCTATTTGTGAAGAAACCGGTTTGCTTGGTGGCATTGGCGTTATGATTTTGTTTATGCTGCTGGTTTACCGCGGTTTTAAAATCGCCCTGGTGGCGCGAGATGAGTATGCCGGGTTGATGGCCGCCGGCTTTACTGCCATTTTGGGTTTACAGGTATTCATTATAATTGCCGGGGTGACTAAATTATTGCCCATGACGGGTATCACTTTACCATTTATTAGTTACGGGGGTAGTTCAATGGTGGCCAATTTTATTTTGGCCGGGATGCTGCTTAATATATCCGGTGAGGCCAATAAGCTATGA
- the pknB gene encoding Stk1 family PASTA domain-containing Ser/Thr kinase, whose protein sequence is MIGKMLGNRYEILEKLGGGGMAIVYKGRDTFLNRFVTIKVLRPEFTSDEDFIKRFRREAQAVARLSHPNIVNIHDVGQEDGIHYLVMEYIQGDNLKAIIRKNGQLAPEHAVRFAVQICEALEHAHENHIVHRDVKPHNILVTDDGRAKLTDFGIAMEATSGTITRTDTIMGSVHYLSPEQARGETATAKSDIYAVGILLYEMLTGKQPYSGDSPIAVALKHIQETPQPVDEVNDSVPAELAAVVMRAMEKKPEDRFKSAAELARYLEVALEDTGQATVVIPTDELVARAASGAAKKTKAVNIVNKVGNLSRQRWVWGAVLVLLVGLMAGGLYGLYNFLNVEPFKVPSVIGETQEQAQKELVALGLQPKITEEYSEEEKGTVIEQSIGPDDPEVKPPREIILTVSKGPELREVPSLYKLTDYEAQYKLDAVGLKLARSDDEIFHAEVEKGKIVSQSPVSGEQVPKGTEVKVTISKGPEPKKQQVPDLKRYTLDEARSILANINLVLNEEDIKKEFASGFLPGQIIDQTPAPDKEVEEGTLVSVVVNNGPGPLDRESIVKISDEIPNDGDEHLVEIVVEDIQGRNVQYAGSHIGGDRIEKSITYVGSGVVEVYIDKDLIWDEKLK, encoded by the coding sequence ATGATCGGCAAAATGCTGGGAAACAGGTATGAGATACTGGAGAAACTTGGTGGCGGCGGCATGGCCATTGTATATAAAGGCCGGGACACTTTTCTGAACCGTTTTGTGACCATTAAGGTTTTACGCCCCGAGTTCACCTCGGACGAAGATTTTATCAAGCGATTCAGGCGTGAAGCCCAGGCCGTGGCCAGATTATCCCATCCCAACATTGTCAACATTCATGATGTAGGCCAGGAAGATGGTATTCACTACCTGGTGATGGAATATATCCAAGGGGATAACCTCAAGGCCATCATCCGTAAAAACGGACAGCTTGCGCCTGAGCATGCCGTGCGTTTCGCCGTGCAGATTTGTGAAGCGCTGGAACATGCCCATGAAAACCATATTGTGCACCGGGATGTTAAACCGCATAATATACTGGTAACAGACGACGGGAGAGCAAAGCTGACTGATTTCGGCATTGCTATGGAAGCCACTTCGGGCACCATTACCCGCACTGACACCATTATGGGTTCGGTACATTATTTGAGTCCTGAACAGGCCCGGGGTGAGACCGCCACCGCCAAATCAGACATTTATGCTGTGGGTATTTTACTGTATGAAATGTTGACCGGTAAACAGCCCTATAGCGGAGACAGTCCCATTGCCGTAGCATTAAAACATATTCAGGAAACTCCACAGCCTGTTGATGAAGTTAATGATAGCGTACCTGCAGAATTGGCTGCGGTGGTTATGCGGGCTATGGAAAAGAAACCTGAAGACCGGTTTAAGAGCGCTGCGGAGCTGGCCCGCTATTTGGAAGTGGCCCTTGAAGACACCGGGCAGGCCACGGTGGTTATTCCAACTGATGAACTGGTGGCCAGGGCGGCGTCCGGGGCGGCTAAAAAAACTAAAGCTGTTAATATTGTTAATAAAGTTGGAAACTTGAGTAGGCAGAGATGGGTTTGGGGTGCGGTACTTGTGCTGCTGGTGGGGCTAATGGCCGGAGGTTTATACGGTTTATACAATTTTTTGAACGTTGAACCGTTTAAAGTGCCCAGTGTCATTGGCGAGACTCAGGAACAGGCCCAGAAAGAGCTGGTAGCGCTAGGCTTGCAGCCTAAGATCACTGAGGAGTACAGCGAAGAAGAGAAGGGGACAGTTATAGAACAGAGCATTGGACCTGATGATCCGGAAGTAAAACCGCCACGGGAAATAATCCTAACGGTCAGTAAGGGACCGGAATTGCGAGAAGTGCCCAGTCTGTATAAGTTAACAGATTATGAGGCTCAGTATAAATTAGATGCGGTCGGGTTAAAACTCGCCCGTTCCGACGATGAAATATTTCATGCTGAAGTAGAAAAGGGAAAAATAGTGTCACAATCCCCTGTCTCTGGTGAGCAGGTACCCAAAGGTACAGAGGTGAAGGTTACCATTAGCAAGGGTCCGGAACCCAAAAAACAACAAGTACCTGATTTAAAGCGGTATACTCTGGATGAAGCCCGGTCGATTTTGGCAAATATAAATTTAGTGCTAAATGAAGAAGATATTAAAAAAGAATTTGCATCAGGATTTTTACCGGGACAAATCATTGATCAGACTCCTGCACCGGACAAAGAGGTGGAAGAGGGTACGTTGGTTAGTGTGGTAGTGAATAATGGTCCCGGGCCCCTGGATAGGGAGTCTATTGTTAAAATATCGGATGAAATACCCAATGATGGAGACGAACACCTGGTGGAGATAGTGGTGGAAGATATACAGGGTCGCAATGTCCAATACGCTGGTTCCCATATAGGCGGCGACCGAATAGAAAAAAGTATAACTTATGTGGGTAGTGGGGTGGTAGAGGTATATATCGATAAAGACTTAATATGGGATGAAAAATTAAAATAG
- the rlmN gene encoding 23S rRNA (adenine(2503)-C(2))-methyltransferase RlmN has product MPGLPNIKNLTLEELELEVTALGMAKFRAAQVFDWMHRKGAASFADIANVPREVRDKLAAKFSPGSLTILDKKVSRNGEAAKYLLELQDGQSVESVLMKYHYGYTACLSTQVGCRMGCRLCASGLEGLVRNLTPGELIDQIWAMQKASGVRIERIVLMGSGEPLDNYDNTVKFMELVSAPKGLGIGHRHITLSTCGIVPRIYELMQLRLAITLAVSLHASNNTLRSQLMPVNRAYPLEKLLPACGAYAESTGRRVSFEYALLGRVNDTLAHAKELAGILRGIHCHINLIPANPVPERGIESSGARDVQAFKIVLEKAGYPVTVRREMGLDIDAACGQLRRRLTASEKP; this is encoded by the coding sequence ATGCCGGGTTTGCCCAATATTAAAAATTTGACACTGGAGGAATTAGAACTTGAGGTAACTGCCCTGGGCATGGCCAAATTCAGGGCTGCCCAGGTTTTTGACTGGATGCACCGCAAGGGAGCGGCTTCCTTTGCGGACATAGCTAATGTGCCCAGGGAAGTGCGGGACAAGCTGGCCGCTAAATTTAGTCCCGGCAGTTTGACAATACTCGATAAAAAGGTTTCCCGTAACGGGGAGGCAGCCAAATATTTGTTGGAATTACAAGACGGCCAGTCCGTGGAGAGCGTGCTGATGAAATATCACTATGGCTATACCGCCTGTCTATCTACCCAGGTAGGTTGTCGTATGGGCTGCCGGCTGTGTGCCTCCGGGCTGGAAGGGCTGGTCCGCAACCTTACCCCGGGTGAGCTGATAGACCAAATTTGGGCTATGCAAAAAGCATCTGGTGTGCGTATCGAGCGTATTGTATTAATGGGTTCTGGCGAGCCACTGGATAATTATGATAACACAGTTAAGTTTATGGAACTGGTTAGTGCACCCAAAGGATTGGGTATCGGTCACCGGCATATTACTTTATCGACCTGCGGTATCGTGCCGCGTATTTACGAATTGATGCAATTGCGCTTGGCCATTACCCTGGCGGTCTCTTTACATGCCTCCAATAATACACTGCGCAGCCAACTGATGCCGGTTAATCGGGCCTACCCTCTGGAAAAGCTACTCCCGGCCTGTGGTGCTTACGCTGAGTCCACTGGTCGCCGGGTGTCCTTTGAATATGCTTTACTGGGTAGGGTAAATGATACTTTGGCGCATGCCAAAGAGCTGGCCGGTATATTGCGCGGCATTCACTGTCACATTAATTTAATCCCGGCCAATCCGGTTCCAGAGCGCGGCATTGAAAGCAGTGGTGCAAGGGATGTGCAGGCTTTTAAGATAGTACTGGAGAAAGCCGGATACCCGGTAACCGTGCGCCGGGAAATGGGACTGGACATTGATGCTGCGTGCGGTCAGTTGCGTCGGCGGTTAACGGCTAGTGAAAAACCGTAA
- a CDS encoding Stp1/IreP family PP2C-type Ser/Thr phosphatase, whose product MRWTQITECGPVRRRNEDWLSVCPNLGLFAVADGMGGHQAGDVASRLALEVLEHCLGKLQYKKMPSRDRLAWGIQQANEAVYLAAREDMQRRGMGTTITACLVEDYKVTVANVGDSRALLLREGQINKLTVDHSLVQELIDGGGISEKEALRHPQRNVLTRALGIDPRVDVDIYEYGIAKGDRLLICTDGLTGFVPEQRIGELVMLSPNLHETVYLLQKEAIAFGSNDNITIILLAVD is encoded by the coding sequence ATGAGGTGGACTCAGATCACCGAATGCGGTCCGGTGCGCCGAAGGAATGAAGACTGGCTAAGTGTTTGTCCTAATTTGGGCTTATTTGCTGTAGCGGACGGTATGGGGGGGCACCAGGCAGGGGATGTGGCCAGCAGGCTGGCACTGGAGGTCTTGGAGCATTGTCTGGGGAAACTCCAGTATAAGAAGATGCCCAGCCGGGACAGGTTGGCCTGGGGCATACAGCAAGCAAACGAAGCGGTCTACCTGGCCGCCCGTGAAGATATGCAGCGCCGGGGGATGGGTACGACCATAACTGCCTGTCTGGTTGAGGATTATAAAGTAACGGTGGCCAATGTGGGCGATAGCAGGGCATTACTACTTAGGGAAGGTCAAATCAATAAATTGACCGTTGACCACTCGCTGGTGCAAGAGTTGATCGACGGGGGCGGAATATCCGAAAAAGAAGCCCTGCGACATCCGCAACGCAATGTTTTAACCAGGGCACTTGGTATCGACCCCCGGGTGGATGTGGATATCTATGAGTATGGCATTGCTAAAGGAGACAGGTTGCTCATTTGCACTGATGGACTAACTGGCTTTGTGCCTGAGCAGCGGATTGGGGAATTGGTGATGTTGTCCCCTAACCTGCATGAAACTGTGTATTTGTTACAAAAGGAAGCCATTGCGTTCGGCAGTAATGATAACATAACGATTATTCTTCTGGCGGTGGATTAA